The Denticeps clupeoides chromosome 10, fDenClu1.1, whole genome shotgun sequence DNA window atgttttttttgtatgtctatgtgtgtgtgcaggcacaTTTGCTGTCATTAGTATGATGATTGGCAGTGTGACAGAACGATTAGCTCCTGATGCTCATTTCCTGGTTAACGGAACAAACAGTTCCTCtggtttttatataaatgagGCTGCAAGAGACACATACCGGGTCCAAGTGGCCACAGCCAGCACACTTCTGACTGGAGCTTTTCAGGTGTGTTTACACTGACATCATATCTCATTTAAAATTTCTAACTCTGTGTGATGAAACATCTGTAACAATTATTGAAAACTCTGCAATCCACATGTGTATGGTGTCTGATCGTTGTTCCATTCCATACTGACCACCCAATCTCTAACATTCTCCAGTGAAccattatttcaaaatgtctccCCCACCATCCCAGGGCCAAACATTTCCTCTCTTTTATTCCCAGGTTGTGTTGGGCATGATGAGGTTTGGGTTTGTCGGCACGTATCTGTCTGAGCCTCTGGTCAGGGGGTACACCACTGGTGCAGCTGCCCATGTAGTCATCTCCCAACTCAAGTACCTGTTTGGGGTCAGCCCGCAGCGTCACAATGGACCACTGGAACTGATATACGTGagcacacacagagatacacacacacacacttttttttacgcCTGATACAGTGAACGTATCCTTTGCATGCgtatttatgttcattttaaaaggagGCAAGTCACCTCTGAGGCTCTCAAACACAGGAGCAACATGCTTGAGGTGTGTCTGCGATGCACCGGCTGCATCTGGACACATTTGTTGGGTTAAGAATttattgtgattaattaattgcaatgtttaatataaatttgATAATTGTCTGACATGTATTGCATTTAGAAATGAGTCTGATGACCTTGAGGGTTAATGACACCTGACATGTTGAGAAAGTCTccctgtttcttcttctttctgcaGACCCTGGTAGATGTCTGTGCCCTGCTTCCCCAGACGAGTGTCCCCACCCTGGTCATCAGTGTTGTGTCTCTGGCTGTCCTCATTTTAGTGAAAGAGATCAACTCCATCTATAGCAGGAAGCTTCCTCTGCCAATACCCATCGAGCTGCTAGTGGTGAGTGGCCTCTTCTGTGTTCAATTTTTATTCGCTAAGTCACTCATTTGTTATTCATGTCTGTGGTGCTTAATCATTCATGACTatatttctcttcatttttaatCCTGTTTTCCATGTTAGTTTATTTAAGCCAGAAGAGGGAGctaccatcacacacacacttacaaaaacCAAGACACACATGCATAACCTTTTTTGTGAAGCTTACTGAAAGTATAATTCaagaaggaaaaataaagaCGTGTGTCTGTTTACAGATCATAGCTGCCACACTGACCTCTTATTACATCCACCTTGGAGATATACATCAAGTTCAGGTAGTTGGAGAGATCCCAAGTGGGTGAGttggtcttgtgtgtgtttatgtgtgagtgtgtgtttgttgtttccATCCAGCCTTCACTTTCTGGACTAAAGGTTGTAAGTGAGGTCAGAGATATCAAAGAAACAGACGCAAGATGTGAGGTCTTCTGAGAGAGATTGTGTGCGTGTACAAATGTCTCGATGACTTGCGGAACCGAATGAAGGCCAGTCTCTCTCTGTGCCAAGCCGTGGTGCCAGCTGCCGCTCGATGCAGAAACTCTCCTGATCTGATAATCTCTCACAGAGAGAACACCAAGTCCCTACTGAAACTGCAGTAAGCAGTTCAGCTGCCCCAGAGGCAGATTTCTGACAACTATTCCAAATAAGTATGTGAAACAGATGGGTGCATTTAGTACGGTGGAATTAACCACAACACAAAAATATTCCTGTGTGCAGAAAATGTTATTTACAATAGACAAGACACTCGCACCGTTTCTCATTCTTTTCATTTAGGATTATGTGAATACATTATTTATGATAAATGAAAATTATGTGTCCACCTGAGATTTAATTTGATTCATATTAACCATATGAGCTTAATGTGCttacaaattaaatgtaaaaaattaatatttgaaattgaattagaaaactacattttcattaaaaatgttaaataggAAATCTCTCCAACTGCATTTAGATGATGACCACTGCAGTTTAGCGCCCTCTTCAGGTCTGCCCGTTAAGCCTTGTGATCTCTGCCTCCCAGACTGTTGCCTCCTGCCATGCCTGACCGTGGCCTGTTCTCCTCCCTGGTCGGTGATGCCTTTGCGGTGGCGGTGGTGAGCTATGCCATCAGCATCTCCCTGGGCAAGACCTTTGCCCTTAAATATGGATACAAGGTGGACAACAATCAGGTCAGTGAGCCAAAAGGGTTCAACTGGTATATTTAGCTGTGTTTCAGCTATTTCATTGTTTTGCATTGTATTGCTGGTTTGTACCATTTTCTTATTTAGACTACACCGTGTTTAACAAGTGCACAAAAAAGGTGTAACTCCAACTTCTTGACCCCTGTATTGGATAAAGTTGGATTCTATTTTGGTCTGAACCCACATGGTAAAATGACCCTTTAGCCATCATTAtcctgtctctctttctgtcatCAGGAGCTGGTGGCACTGGGTCTCAGTAACACAGTAGGTGGCTTCTTTCACTGCTACTCTGTCACATCTTCCATGTCCCGCAGCCTGGTCCAGGAGAGCACAGGCGGTAAGACACAGGTGAGATGAACACAGCCTAGTAATATACAAGCCTGTGATCCACAAGACCAcaatgacccaggttcaaaccccactaccattgtgtccctgagcaagacacttaaacctgagcaagacactcaaaaACTGAttggaagttgctctggattaGAGCGTCTGATAACtgcatttattttcacatttattgcATTGAATTGCATTGCTTCACTATATTTCCGTCATTCTGCCAAAAGCTTTACCTTGGACACTGTGCAAGAacaagaacacaaacacacacatgcacaatagCATAATGATTATATTTGCATGCTacttatttagttatttattagACTTTTTATGGAATCCAGCTAAATGTTGCATGGACATTAACAAGATAGAATCAGAACGCTCAGCTggtttcttacatttttttctgccatttgcaGATGGCTGGAGCAATTTCTGCAGTCATAGTGCTGATAACTGTCCTGAAGCTGGGTGCCCTTTTTGAGGAATTACCAAAGGTACAAACATATTTTGCATGTAAGACAACagtcacatgcaaaaaaaacccccaatggtttatttatttacacacaacTAACCACataccaatccacatgtgtacCCATGTCTGTGGGTATTTTAGGCTGTTCTGTCCACCATCGTATTTGTGAATCTGAAGGGTATGTTCAAACAGTGTGCTGACCTCCCTCTCCTCTGGAAGACCAACAGAGTTGATCTGGTGAGTTTTGTTTAAGGAAGCTCAGCCTTCACCCTGCCTTAAAATAAGGAAGCATTTGTAGGAACAACTTTTAGAAAATCAAGGAATAACTTATGCTCTGGTTACCTTTACTATGGTTACAATAGTACTTCATGGCAATTCTCACAGTctcacctcacctcactttccttAACCTAATCAGGGTTGTgggtgctggagcccatcctgggacactgggcccAAACCCACATTAggaagagcacacacacatacatacacacacacacacatatgaacaataggttaaaatgaacaaataggTCCTATCATGAATACAATTAAgttcattctgttttttattattgttattttagcCAATCGCAGCTTCCGTCACATTTCCCTGCTAATTTTCACTGAGGGTAGAAGGTGCTGATTACTGAAGGGTTGAGACTCCTGCCTGGACATGTTCCTTGGTGTCACCGAACCACAGCAAAATAACCCCCCTTTGCTGAATTCTGCACCGTTTATAGCTTCACAGGTTCCACAAGTGGAACAGCCAGCTTGCCTTTCAGgcttatgaataaaatgtttcaaaagAAAAGCAGGCAAAATGAGCTTCAAATTTTTGCTTAGACGCTCCATGGCTGTTGATTTTacaggtcccctatcatgaaaatgtcactttgtgagattatttaacagagTTCCCCCATCCTGAACTACGGGAACTATTTAgagttccccaagcctgtctATGGCCTGCAGTTGCTAGAAATgatgataggtgtaaagagtgtttttgGTCATTCAGAGAGCAGAAGATCAGATGGTCGGACCTGTAATTTGTCCCCtcatgtcgtcataaggggaaaggtcacctcccatttctcatgctttttctgcccagagaatttaccacccctcccctaaaacatctccaccaaccgtaatggcttccaaatgtgtgaaaaatgagcacaaatgtttttttcagttctgtCCTGTGTTTGCTGGAAAAACACTGACTTACTGTCtacgccaaacattgtggttggtgaatggtgttgatgacgccaTTTGCGCGCTCAACTTTTAtcggctgctctcctcctcattagcatttaaagctacagacaccgacatggcgcatcctggggaaatctctttgtgggactggatcaaatgGGCTGTAATTCTGATCCAAGGCTGAATTCTGGAAAGACTACAGATACAATAtaaggggaccaataagaccgacataaaagcaaaataattttcatgtcaggggataTTTAAGGACAGGCTCACAATGATACATACAGTCCAGTCTAATGTTTGTTAGCTTTAGGGTTCTAAACTGTTTCCAGCAGACTAAGTTCAGACTTACTTGTTGGCTATAGAGTGAGATTTTCCTTCTCACACTGCACACTGAATGTACTTGGCTGTACTTGAACGTCCTGGTGACCAGGCATGTCAGGGTTTACCCAGGTGTACCCAGGTGTACTGTACCCAGGTAAACTGTAATACTGCGGAACTTTGGTTTCAAAGATTCTAATGTGAAAGATTGGGCACGAGATTCCTGGCTCGAGATGCTGAAGGCACGTGAGAGTCAAAAGAATTTGCGAAAGAACTGCATTTTATTCTCCAGGGCCGAATCAAAAGAATGTCTGTCATATCACTGAAGTTCCACTATTAATAACAGCAAGTGAAAGTGTTGAGAGATGCGCTGGTTTAAAAACGGAACTCCTGTTGAGTGACAGCCTCACTGTCTGTCTGCAGCTGGTGTGGGTGGTCACCTTCGCCTGCACTCTGCTGCTGAACCTGGACGTCGGCCTGGCCGTGTCCGTCACCTTCTCTCTGCTCACAGTCATCCTCCGGACGCAGCGGTGAGTTACGGCCACCTGCAATTACTCGGAAGCGCCGTCGTCCTTGCTCTGATCCAACGCGCGTTCTCCACTCTCTGCCCCTCCCCGTATTAGTCCAAAGTACTATGTTCTAGGCTGGCTGCCTGGGACAGAACTTTACGTGGACGCGCAGACCTACGCTGAGGTGTGAGACGCACTACACACACGCAGGGACGCAGCCTGGAGAAATATTATTTCACGACCAGACCTGacctgtgtgtgggtttgtggcTTTTTGCAGGCAAAGGAGATTCTTGGCATCACTATTTTCCGCTGCTCCTCTTTTCTTTATCATGCCAACGCTGAGCTTTATCGGCAGGCTCTGGAGGAGAAGGTGCCATGcgtgcatgcgcacacacacacacacacacacacacacatacacacacagacctccaGTGGGCTTCTTGTTCACTCATGCCTGTCTCTCTGTTAGAGTGGGATCAATGTCAATAAGCTGCTGAAGCACAAGAGGAAGAGGATAGCGAAAGAGAAACGAGAAGCtcagaagaacagaaaaagcAAGCAACTAAGAAATGTCAGTTCATCTCTGTGTTAatgcagacacatacacacacacacatttactttgCATAGACCAGAACATGTAACCCCTGACCTGCCTGCTCCCTGTGTTTCAGAACGCGATGGTTGTCATACCAACCAATCAGCCGGCATTTTCTGTCAACAAGGAGACGGAGTTCGCCCGCCAGTGTGGCTCGGACCCCTGCACAGACTCAGCGAGTGTGGGCCAATCAGAATGTGTCGCCAATGGCAACGTTAACTGGGGCTTCCAAGATGAGGAGGACACATGTGCCACTTCAACCAGAATACACATGTCCAGCCAGAGCAGCACACACTCGGTTATCCTGGATCTGTCCACGGTCGGCTTTGTTGATACGGTTACACTGAAGatg harbors:
- the slc26a6l2 gene encoding solute carrier family 26 member 6 isoform X1 — translated: MDGCEGSVGGIRVERDVLNELRLDQVAGRRTCSFRPSLKERLSNSVRCSVPQLKRWLLTWVPVLSWLPRYSIREDGLGDLIAGISVGIMHLPQGMAYALLASVPPVYGLYTSFYPVLIYFIFGTSRHVSIGTFAVISMMIGSVTERLAPDAHFLVNGTNSSSGFYINEAARDTYRVQVATASTLLTGAFQVVLGMMRFGFVGTYLSEPLVRGYTTGAAAHVVISQLKYLFGVSPQRHNGPLELIYTLVDVCALLPQTSVPTLVISVVSLAVLILVKEINSIYSRKLPLPIPIELLVIIAATLTSYYIHLGDIHQVQVVGEIPSGLLPPAMPDRGLFSSLVGDAFAVAVVSYAISISLGKTFALKYGYKVDNNQELVALGLSNTVGGFFHCYSVTSSMSRSLVQESTGGKTQMAGAISAVIVLITVLKLGALFEELPKAVLSTIVFVNLKGMFKQCADLPLLWKTNRVDLLVWVVTFACTLLLNLDVGLAVSVTFSLLTVILRTQRPKYYVLGWLPGTELYVDAQTYAEAKEILGITIFRCSSFLYHANAELYRQALEEKSGINVNKLLKHKRKRIAKEKREAQKNRKSKQLRNNAMVVIPTNQPAFSVNKETEFARQCGSDPCTDSASVGQSECVANGNVNWGFQDEEDTCATSTRIHMSSQSSTHSVILDLSTVGFVDTVTLKMLKNIVRDFGEVDVAVYLAGCQVCVVQHLEQGGFFSEGVCKSKVFPTIHDAVLHCLMLKGRELPSHQPIQDLTCVTKL
- the slc26a6l2 gene encoding solute carrier family 26 member 6 isoform X2 — protein: MTFFQFSLQILKPYSTVDSPVLRHVSIGTFAVISMMIGSVTERLAPDAHFLVNGTNSSSGFYINEAARDTYRVQVATASTLLTGAFQVVLGMMRFGFVGTYLSEPLVRGYTTGAAAHVVISQLKYLFGVSPQRHNGPLELIYTLVDVCALLPQTSVPTLVISVVSLAVLILVKEINSIYSRKLPLPIPIELLVIIAATLTSYYIHLGDIHQVQVVGEIPSGLLPPAMPDRGLFSSLVGDAFAVAVVSYAISISLGKTFALKYGYKVDNNQELVALGLSNTVGGFFHCYSVTSSMSRSLVQESTGGKTQMAGAISAVIVLITVLKLGALFEELPKAVLSTIVFVNLKGMFKQCADLPLLWKTNRVDLLVWVVTFACTLLLNLDVGLAVSVTFSLLTVILRTQRPKYYVLGWLPGTELYVDAQTYAEAKEILGITIFRCSSFLYHANAELYRQALEEKSGINVNKLLKHKRKRIAKEKREAQKNRKSKQLRNNAMVVIPTNQPAFSVNKETEFARQCGSDPCTDSASVGQSECVANGNVNWGFQDEEDTCATSTRIHMSSQSSTHSVILDLSTVGFVDTVTLKMLKNIVRDFGEVDVAVYLAGCQVCVVQHLEQGGFFSEGVCKSKVFPTIHDAVLHCLMLKGRELPSHQPIQDLTCVTKL